Proteins encoded by one window of Cloeon dipterum chromosome 4, ieCloDipt1.1, whole genome shotgun sequence:
- the Tis11 gene encoding protein TIS11 — protein MSTAVMNASANYDFGDMLFKNGNNVMAHNLLKVTFELDNRAVGSPIHTQHHHSSNGHQPLSRRNSTPPQRSMAACVVPPASPSITIESMGSAHHSSSHIALQQVQHQLNGHRKLDRCHSEPVDKSVVACTSPTNVNTSRYKTELCRPFEESGSCKYGDKCQFAHGAHELRNLARHPKYKTDLCRTFHTSGFCPYGPRCHFIHNAEEARVRNAAAAPASMAAAMMGRSKPMPLGGSAFSLHGGSQGESPSPPCSLSESPTSSLTSIFSESDLMFPSTPYTPVATPKSNVFSFGPEFTATLLQMNAAANAANGAVDDMNGNTPPPSPLERLPVFNQLSRVPAL, from the exons ATGTCAACTGCTGTGATGAATGCCTCGGCGAACTACGATTTTGGAGACATGCTCTTCAAG AACGGAAACAACGTGATGGCGCACAACCTCCTCAAAGTGACCTTTGAGCTGGACAACCGTGCGGTGGGCAGTCCCATCCACACGCAGCACCACCACTCCAGCAACGGCCACCAGCCGTTGAGCAGACGCAACTCGACGCCTCCGCAACGCAGCATGGCTGCGTGCGTCGTCCCACCCGCTAGTCCGTCAATCACGATCGAGTCAATGGGCAGCGCCCaccacagcagcagccacaTCGCCCTGCAGCAGGTGCAGCACCAGCTGAACGGCCACCGCAAGTTGGACCGGTGCCACAGCGAGCCGGTGGACAAAAGCGTGGTAGCGTGCACGTCACCTACCAACGTCAACACCAGCCGCTACAAGACGGAGCTGTGCAGACCCTTCGAGGAGAGCGGCTCGTGCAAATACGGTGACAAGTGTCAGTTCGCGCACGGAGCCCACGAGCTGCGCAATCTGGCGCGCCACCCCAAGTACAAGACGGACCTGTGCCGCACGTTCCACACCAGCGGCTTCTGTCCGTACGGGCCGCGCTGCCACTTCATCCACAACGCCGAGGAGGCACGCGTGcgcaacgccgccgccgcacccgCCAGCATGGCGGCCGCCATGATGGGCCGCTCCAAGCCCATGCCCCTCGGCGGCTCGGCGTTCAGTCTGCACGGCGGCTCGCAGGGTGAGTCGCCCTCCCCTCCGTGCTCGTTGTCCGAGTCGCCCACCTCCAGTCTGACCAGCATCTTCTCTGAGTCGGATCTGATGTTCCCGTCGACGCCCTACACGCCGGTCGCCACCCCTAAGTCCAACGTCTTTTCGTTCGGGCCCGAGTTCACCGCCACGCTGCTGCAGATGAACGCCGCCGCAAACGCCGCCAACGGCGCCGTCGACGACATGAACGGCAACACCCCACCGCCGTCCCCGCTCGAGCGCCTGCCCGTGTTCAACCAGCTGAGCAGGGTGCCTGCTCTGTGA
- the LOC135943606 gene encoding annexin B9-like translates to MFPAKDALKARPEDAPSPVQSSPSTLPDNHTNMSSIGSQFQLKPTVKPKVPFGQAELDADANALHEAMKGLGTNEEAIITILANRTNGQRLLIADRFESLFGKKLVDELKKELGGSFEDVTLGCMMSLDRYFAQELHDAMDGLGTREDALIEILCTLNNDWLKLIKKTYKNMFGRDLEFDIKRDTELYFEKLLLALLDAERDESVVVDIEKVVTDVEALYAAGENVVGTNEEVFIEILTKRSFAHLQVLFREYKNKYDTPFYKVIEKEFKGDTEKALVTMVRCYEDTSDYFAWQLHKAMEGVGTNNRALIRTVVTRSEFDMGNIKEAYAKKYEKPLIKAIEDDCSGDFKRMLIALID, encoded by the exons ATGTTTCCTGCAAAAGACGCTCTTAAGGCACGACCCGAAGACGCGCCTTCGCCAGTCCAGTCCAGTCCGTCGACTTTACCAGACAATCACACCAACATGAGCTCCATTGGAAGTCAGTTCCAG CTAAAGCCTACAGTCAAGCCCAAAGTGCCTTTTGGGCAGGCTGAACTGGACGCCGACGCTAACGCCCTTCACGAGGCGATGAAAGGGCTTGGCACCAACGAGGAAGCTATTATCACCATCTTGGCCAACCGTACCAATGGCCAGCGCCTGCTTATCGCGGATCGTTTTGAATCTCTGTTTGGAAAG AAACTCGTTGATGAATTGAAGAAGGAATTGGGAGGTAGCTTTGAGGATGTAACTTTGGGTTGCATGATGTCCCTCGACCGCTACTTCGCTCAGGAGCTGCACGATGCCATGGATGGTCTTGGCACAAGGGAAGACGCTCTCATTGAAATTCTCTGCACTCTCAACAACGATTGGCTCAAACTTATTAAGAAGACTTacaaaaaca tGTTCGGCAGAGATCTAGAGTTTGACATCAAGCGCGACACTGAGCTTTACTTTGAGAAGCTACTGCTGGCGCTGTTGGACGCTGAGAGGGACGAGAGCGTTGTGGTCGACATCGAAAAGGTGGTCACAGACGTTGAAGCTCTTTACGCCGCTGGAGAGAACGTGGTCGGAACCAACGAGGAAGTCTTCATCGAAATCCTGACCAAGCGCAGCTTCGCTCATCTCCAGGTTCTCTTCAGGGAGTACAAGAATAAATATGACACTCCTTTCTACAAG gTCATTGAGAAGGAGTTCAAAGGTGACACCGAAAAGGCCCTTGTGACCATGGTGCGCTGCTATGAGGACACGAGCGATTACTTCGCCTGGCAACTGCACAAGGCTATGGAGGGTGTCGGCACCAACAACCGCGCCCTGATCCGCACCGTCGTCACCAGGTCGGAGTTCGACATGGGCAACATCAAGGAAGCGTACGCTAAGAAGTACGAAAAGCCGCTGATCAAGGCCATCGag GATGACTGCTCCGGCGACTTTAAGAGGATGCTCATTGCTTTGATTGACTAA
- the LOC135942950 gene encoding annexin B9-like isoform X1 — MSYPGYPPQQSYPNPNQMPPYPTQGGYPGGPPQVGFNPMYPAQNVGPYPPAAGGYPPAGYPPAGYPPAGYPPTGYLPAGYPPAGYPPAGYPPAGYPPATQTYAPVQEYAPPPTSAPPPSHSSYPGSTQTGQQHAYGGGATATTTTSLKKFTPTIRPKQPYGPAEEEADAAALRKAMKGLGTDEKAIIAILSNRSNAQRLQISRKYTALYGKDLLKDLKGELSGNFEDVVVACMTPLDQFFAKELHDAISGLGTNETTLIEVLCSLNNAWIHAIKNAYQTKYKKSLESDIKGDTSGYFERLLISLCQGMRDENPTVNPGQVAADVQALFQAGQNKIGTDEATFNAILVSRSLPHLREVFKQYQQSHGKPFEKVVLSEFSGSVETGLLAIVKCMTDCSLYFAERLHDSMSGAGTKDKALIRIIVSRSECDLGDIKVAFQQKYGKSLESFINSDCSGDYKRMLVAMVTPM, encoded by the exons ATGTCGTACCCAGGATACCCACCACAG CAGTCTTACCCAAACCCTAACCAGATGCCACCCTACCCCACTCAGGGCGGCTACCCTGGAGGACCGCCCCAGGTGGGCTTCAACCCTATGTACCCCGCTCAGAATGTGGGACCTTATCCTCCTGCGGCGGGCGGCTACCCTCCCGCAGGCTATCCTCCTGCAGGTTACCCTCCTGCAGGTTACCCTCCAACAGGATACCTTCCTGCAGGATACCCTCCCGCAGGGTACCCTCCCGCTGGCTATCCTCCTGCGGGATACCCACCTGCCACTCAGACCTATGCTCCTGTCCAAGAGTACGCACCACCTCCCACTTCCGCACCTCCTCCCTCGCATTCTTCATATCCTGGTAGCACCCAGACAGGTCAACAGCATGCTTACGGGGGTGGTGCCACTGCCACTACCACTACTAGCCTGAAGAAG TTCACTCCAACCATCCGTCCAAAGCAGCCTTATGGCCCTGCTGAGGAGGAGGCAGACGCAGCCGCACTGCGCAAAGCAATGAAGGGTCTTGGCACTGACGAAAAGGCCATCATCGCAATTCTGTCGAACCGCTCTAACGCACAGCGCCTACAGATTTCACGCAAATACACTGCTTTGTATGGAAAG GACCTCCTGAAGGATCTGAAAGGTGAATTGAGTGGTAATTTTGAGGATGTGGTTGTGGCCTGTATGACCCCTCTTGACCAGTTCTTCGCCAAAGAGCTGCACGACGCAATTTCTGGTCTTGGCACCAATGAAACTACTTTGATTGAAGTACTGTGCTCCCTTAACAATGCCTGGATCCATGCCATCAAAAACGCTTATCAGACAA AGTACAAGAAGTCCTTGGAGTCTGACATTAAGGGCGACACATCTGGTTACTTTGAGCGTCTGCTGATTTCCCTTTGCCAAGGGATGAGGGATGAAAACCCCACAGTCAACCCAGGGCAGGTGGCAGCGGATGTACAGGCTCTTTTCCAAGCTg gacaaaacaaaattggaacTGATGAGGCCACTTTCAACGCTATCCTTGTGTCACGCAGCCTGCCCCACTTGAGGGAGGTGTTCAAACAGTACCAACAGAGCCATGGCAAACCCTTTGAAAAGGTCGTCTTGAGCGAGTTCTCTGGTTCAGTTGAAACTGGCCTGCTCGCCATCGTCAAGTGCATGACTGACTGCTCTTTGTACTTTGCTGAGCGTCTGCACGACAGCATGTCTGGTGCAGGCACCAAGGATAAGGCTCTGATCAGGATCATCGTCAGCAGATCTGAGTGCGACCTGGGAGACATCAAGGTGGCTTTCCAGCAGAAGTACGGCAAGAGCCTGGAGAGCTTCATTAAT AGTGACTGCTCTGGTGATTACAAGAGGATGCTGGTTGCAATGGTCACCCCTATGTAA
- the LOC135942950 gene encoding annexin B9-like isoform X2 yields MSYPGYPPQFTPTIRPKQPYGPAEEEADAAALRKAMKGLGTDEKAIIAILSNRSNAQRLQISRKYTALYGKDLLKDLKGELSGNFEDVVVACMTPLDQFFAKELHDAISGLGTNETTLIEVLCSLNNAWIHAIKNAYQTKYKKSLESDIKGDTSGYFERLLISLCQGMRDENPTVNPGQVAADVQALFQAGQNKIGTDEATFNAILVSRSLPHLREVFKQYQQSHGKPFEKVVLSEFSGSVETGLLAIVKCMTDCSLYFAERLHDSMSGAGTKDKALIRIIVSRSECDLGDIKVAFQQKYGKSLESFINSDCSGDYKRMLVAMVTPM; encoded by the exons ATGTCGTACCCAGGATACCCACCACAG TTCACTCCAACCATCCGTCCAAAGCAGCCTTATGGCCCTGCTGAGGAGGAGGCAGACGCAGCCGCACTGCGCAAAGCAATGAAGGGTCTTGGCACTGACGAAAAGGCCATCATCGCAATTCTGTCGAACCGCTCTAACGCACAGCGCCTACAGATTTCACGCAAATACACTGCTTTGTATGGAAAG GACCTCCTGAAGGATCTGAAAGGTGAATTGAGTGGTAATTTTGAGGATGTGGTTGTGGCCTGTATGACCCCTCTTGACCAGTTCTTCGCCAAAGAGCTGCACGACGCAATTTCTGGTCTTGGCACCAATGAAACTACTTTGATTGAAGTACTGTGCTCCCTTAACAATGCCTGGATCCATGCCATCAAAAACGCTTATCAGACAA AGTACAAGAAGTCCTTGGAGTCTGACATTAAGGGCGACACATCTGGTTACTTTGAGCGTCTGCTGATTTCCCTTTGCCAAGGGATGAGGGATGAAAACCCCACAGTCAACCCAGGGCAGGTGGCAGCGGATGTACAGGCTCTTTTCCAAGCTg gacaaaacaaaattggaacTGATGAGGCCACTTTCAACGCTATCCTTGTGTCACGCAGCCTGCCCCACTTGAGGGAGGTGTTCAAACAGTACCAACAGAGCCATGGCAAACCCTTTGAAAAGGTCGTCTTGAGCGAGTTCTCTGGTTCAGTTGAAACTGGCCTGCTCGCCATCGTCAAGTGCATGACTGACTGCTCTTTGTACTTTGCTGAGCGTCTGCACGACAGCATGTCTGGTGCAGGCACCAAGGATAAGGCTCTGATCAGGATCATCGTCAGCAGATCTGAGTGCGACCTGGGAGACATCAAGGTGGCTTTCCAGCAGAAGTACGGCAAGAGCCTGGAGAGCTTCATTAAT AGTGACTGCTCTGGTGATTACAAGAGGATGCTGGTTGCAATGGTCACCCCTATGTAA